A single genomic interval of Psychroserpens sp. NJDZ02 harbors:
- a CDS encoding TlpA family protein disulfide reductase yields MQKPKITFKNIVFGLIIVLLIIPASRQFIQIQLHKGLALFSPSIETDSKRERITNYNWNLVDLNGGVYNFRQAENKIVLVSFWATWCPPCIAELPSMQKLYEAYSDKIEFVFVSNEKKETIKAFMDKNGYNFKVYTPLETPIINQFKVSSIPHTFLINQKGAIVIDKNGAANWNSDSVKEAINDLLN; encoded by the coding sequence ATGCAAAAACCTAAGATTACATTTAAAAATATAGTTTTTGGACTGATTATAGTCTTATTAATTATTCCAGCTAGTAGGCAATTTATTCAAATACAACTCCATAAAGGCTTGGCGTTATTTTCGCCCAGTATTGAAACCGATTCAAAGCGAGAGCGAATCACCAATTATAATTGGAATTTAGTAGACCTGAATGGTGGCGTGTATAATTTCCGTCAAGCGGAAAACAAAATCGTACTTGTCAGCTTTTGGGCAACTTGGTGTCCACCGTGTATAGCCGAATTACCGAGTATGCAAAAATTATATGAAGCTTATAGCGATAAAATTGAATTTGTATTTGTATCCAACGAAAAAAAGGAAACCATTAAAGCATTTATGGATAAAAACGGTTACAATTTTAAGGTTTATACGCCTTTAGAGACTCCAATAATCAATCAATTTAAGGTAAGTAGCATTCCGCATACATTTTTGATCAATCAAAAAGGTGCTATCGTAATTGACAAAAATGGAGCAGCTAATTGGAATAGTGATTCGGTAAAAGAGGCAATTAATGATTTACTCAATTAA
- a CDS encoding anti-sigma factor yields the protein MIKKMYLAVMALGVLSVSCSDDDDATTQVETSELTLNLTGLDPLGDDFVYEGWVIVNGAPVSTGTFSDVDTFPKTFSVSSTQLASATAFVLSIEPTNDPDPAPAATKVLSGDFSGSSASVNSNLVADFSTAAGAFILATPTDMDDTNEESGVWFLDNASGIPVTGLNLPELSDGWKYEGWALINGTPISTGTFTDASMADDNAATSPFKGDAGNGPGYPGEDFLQNAPAGFTFPTDLRGTTIVVSVEPSPDNSTAPFVLKPLLKDVATDAALRTSITMGAGPVQSLTGTVNR from the coding sequence ATGATTAAAAAAATGTATTTAGCTGTAATGGCTCTTGGTGTATTAAGTGTGTCATGTAGTGACGATGATGATGCGACAACACAGGTGGAAACATCAGAATTAACACTAAATCTTACAGGACTAGACCCACTTGGAGACGACTTTGTATATGAAGGATGGGTAATAGTGAACGGAGCACCTGTATCTACAGGGACATTTAGTGATGTGGACACATTTCCAAAAACATTTTCAGTATCAAGCACGCAATTAGCTTCAGCTACTGCTTTTGTTTTATCTATTGAGCCAACAAACGATCCAGATCCAGCACCAGCAGCAACTAAAGTGTTATCAGGAGATTTTTCAGGAAGCTCAGCAAGTGTGAATTCTAACTTAGTAGCAGATTTTTCTACAGCGGCAGGAGCATTTATTTTAGCGACACCTACAGATATGGATGATACAAATGAAGAAAGTGGCGTTTGGTTTTTAGATAACGCTTCGGGAATACCTGTAACAGGATTAAATTTACCAGAACTTTCTGATGGATGGAAATATGAAGGATGGGCTTTAATAAACGGTACACCAATAAGTACAGGAACTTTTACAGATGCTTCTATGGCAGATGATAATGCAGCAACGTCTCCTTTTAAAGGTGACGCCGGTAATGGCCCAGGATATCCAGGTGAAGATTTCTTACAAAATGCACCAGCAGGATTTACGTTTCCAACGGATTTAAGAGGAACTACGATTGTAGTATCTGTAGAGCCAAGTCCTGATAACAGTACAGCTCCATTTGTTTTAAAGCCTTTATTAAAAGATGTGGCTACGGATGCAGCATTGCGTACTTCTATAACTATGGGAGCAGGACCAGTGCAATCATTAACTGGGACAGTAAACAGATAA